A region of the Pseudarthrobacter sp. MM222 genome:
GAGCACAGCTAGGGGATCGCGCGCTCAGTCAACGCCCTTGATTTTGACGACGAAAACTGCGCCCAGAAGTCCGATCACGGCAGCCGCCACGTAGAGCGAAACATAGCCGCCCCACAGAGCAACGAATGGAAACGCGATCAGCGGTGCGAGCACCTGAGGCAGCGAGTTCGCGATGTTGAGCACACCGAGGTCCTTGCCGCGGCTCAGCGCCCTGGGCAACACCTCGGTTATCAACGCGAAGTCCACTGCAAGGTAGCAGCCGAAGCCGATCCCGAGTACGGAGGCGCCGATCAGGGCACCGGTCCAGGTCGGGGCGACGGCCAGGATGAGCGAGGCCGCGGCGATGATGCCCGAAGAGATAATGACCAGCGGCTTCCGTTTGCCCATCCGGTCGCTCAGCCGCCCGCCGACCACGCTGGTAATGATGACCATGAGCGCGTACAACCCGGTAAGGACCAGCACGCCGAACTCCGGTTCGATGCCCTGGGTCTCCTTCACATGGACGGCGTCCTTGAGGAAGAACAGCAGGTAGAGCGTGACCATATGGTTGCCGATGTTGACCAGCAAGCGCGTCAGCCATGCCCAGGCAAAGTCCGGGTACAGCACCGGGGAGACCCAGAAGCTTTTAGCGAAGCCGGCCAGGCTGAACGCCGGACGGACCTCCGAGGGCAGCGGGACGTCGTCGTTCTTGAAGAAATAGAGCACGACGCCGGCGAGCAGCGCCGCCGCGCAGATGAAGTACCCGGCGGCAAAGTTTCCCGTGACGGCGGCAGCGATCACGGCACCGATCAGGATCCCGACGGTCTGGCCCATGGCGGCCAGCCCGCCCACCGTGCCGCGCTGCCGGACCGGCACCCGGTCCGGGATTGCGGCGGTAATGGCGGCATAGGCGCCGTTGCAACCGACCTGGACAAAGCACCACAGCAGCGTCATGACAGCGACGTTGGGCGCCCCGGCAAGCGCGATCAAGGCTGCGGCGCCGAGCACCGCCCCAAAGACCACCCACGGCACGCGGCGGCCCAACCGGGACGTGGTGCGGTCGCTGAAGGCTCCGAACAAGGGATTGGCCACGAGCGATACGGCGGCGCCCGCGCCGGTCACGAGTGCAAGGATGGCTTCCTTGTCTTCTTCACTGAACGCGGCCGCCTGCTGTGCGAGCAGAACCTGGAGCGGGCCGAAGAACGCCGCATTGATGCCGAGGTTTACAAGAACCACGCCCGCGGTCCAGACCGGGCGGACGCGCCGCTCCGGCTCCGCGAGGGACACTGCCATCGCCCCGCCAGGAGCTGCGACGGCAGGATCCGGAGCCGCTCCCGGCGTTTCGGACAGGCTCATGGTTGTTCTCCCGGGACTGGTGGCTCAGGCTGATGGACGGTCTGGGGCCAGACTATCGTGGGGACCACGATCCGCATCCTATTTCTCGTCAAAGGAGCACCAATGACCGCAACGACCGTCAACACCGCCGACCTCTACGACGAACGGGGCGAGGAGCTCGATTCCCTTGCACTGCAGTTCCAGTCGATCGGCGGCCAGTCGCACTTCAGCGGACC
Encoded here:
- a CDS encoding MFS transporter, translated to MSLSETPGAAPDPAVAAPGGAMAVSLAEPERRVRPVWTAGVVLVNLGINAAFFGPLQVLLAQQAAAFSEEDKEAILALVTGAGAAVSLVANPLFGAFSDRTTSRLGRRVPWVVFGAVLGAAALIALAGAPNVAVMTLLWCFVQVGCNGAYAAITAAIPDRVPVRQRGTVGGLAAMGQTVGILIGAVIAAAVTGNFAAGYFICAAALLAGVVLYFFKNDDVPLPSEVRPAFSLAGFAKSFWVSPVLYPDFAWAWLTRLLVNIGNHMVTLYLLFFLKDAVHVKETQGIEPEFGVLVLTGLYALMVIITSVVGGRLSDRMGKRKPLVIISSGIIAAASLILAVAPTWTGALIGASVLGIGFGCYLAVDFALITEVLPRALSRGKDLGVLNIANSLPQVLAPLIAFPFVALWGGYVSLYVAAAVIGLLGAVFVVKIKGVD